In Geopsychrobacter electrodiphilus DSM 16401, a single window of DNA contains:
- a CDS encoding HD domain-containing phosphohydrolase, which produces MMTKEIAISVFTSPLTRRIFLLFVICALVPVLSLSLVSYWQVKQQMTRQLEQNLKRASKNTGMSIFDSLTSLESELLDLDRFLSHSSTISPRQNQNLIDARGVKKLRALGLFKQNHLFLPLFGSFPPLALPDDLPKETSLIFIPQQGQTTRLMMVIARDQRRFADEYLVAELNPEMLWEQALRAAPPEALVSVLAPDGSPIFTSEPLSSKIFTKTLTKAKQISSGQFSWEEAQKNYLSSYWTVFLQGTFDTDNLVVLVNAEKQQSLLALNRFSRSFLLIYILALLLVMLLSSIFVRRTLYPLAALQRGTRLIGAGDFTQEVKVHSKDEFSELADSFNVMTRRIDGHFRGLNQTSQTVRLILSALDRQKLIKILLENIDKTIPCTLAAVSLFLPDCTDTIQTTCFPPGASQKPFSESVTILSSQELQTLAGITNYLLLDRPDCLANLLEPLGSTSPGSFLCLPLIHKDKINGCISLRFTDGASLPSESLLRVRQIADQVAIALANTRLVEELDQLNWGTLQALARTVDANSPWTAGHSERVAVLALKLGRQMGLSVPELDNLHRGALLHDIGKIGCPTAILDKPGALTPEEVEILKQHPAQGAKILEPIAKFQAIIPMIRQHHERFDGSGYPDGLQGKAICREARTLIVADVFDALISHRPYRPGWEIDRVKEYLAQNSGSLFDPEILQLFLDKVIPSLSPYDYAPPIEFPLLEATTLATSTTMDKIDV; this is translated from the coding sequence ATGATGACCAAAGAAATCGCCATCTCTGTCTTTACCAGCCCCCTCACACGCCGTATTTTTCTGCTATTTGTCATCTGCGCTCTGGTGCCGGTGCTCAGCCTTTCGCTAGTCTCCTACTGGCAGGTCAAACAACAGATGACCCGGCAGCTTGAGCAAAACCTCAAGCGTGCCAGCAAAAATACCGGTATGTCGATCTTCGATTCCCTCACCTCGCTGGAATCGGAGTTGCTCGACCTCGACAGGTTCTTGTCGCACTCCTCAACTATTTCTCCGCGACAGAACCAGAATCTGATCGATGCCCGCGGAGTCAAAAAACTCCGTGCCCTGGGATTGTTCAAACAGAACCATCTGTTCCTGCCGCTGTTCGGGTCCTTCCCCCCCCTGGCCCTGCCCGACGATCTCCCCAAAGAGACAAGTCTCATCTTTATTCCCCAGCAGGGGCAAACGACTCGCCTGATGATGGTCATTGCACGCGACCAGAGACGCTTTGCCGATGAGTATCTGGTCGCCGAACTGAACCCGGAGATGCTCTGGGAACAGGCCTTAAGGGCAGCTCCTCCAGAGGCTCTCGTCAGTGTTCTGGCGCCAGACGGCTCGCCGATCTTTACCTCGGAACCCCTTTCTTCCAAAATTTTCACAAAAACCTTAACCAAAGCCAAACAGATCTCCAGCGGCCAGTTTTCCTGGGAAGAAGCGCAGAAAAATTATCTTTCCAGTTACTGGACCGTCTTTCTCCAGGGGACCTTCGACACCGACAACCTGGTGGTCCTGGTCAATGCGGAGAAACAACAATCACTATTAGCCCTCAATCGGTTTTCCCGCTCTTTCCTTCTGATATACATTCTGGCTCTCCTGCTCGTCATGCTCCTCAGCAGCATCTTCGTCCGTCGCACCCTCTACCCGCTGGCCGCCCTGCAACGCGGAACACGCCTCATCGGCGCGGGAGATTTCACCCAAGAAGTCAAGGTACACAGCAAAGATGAATTCAGCGAACTGGCCGACTCGTTCAATGTCATGACCAGACGGATTGACGGCCATTTTCGCGGGCTCAACCAGACCAGTCAGACCGTGCGTCTGATCCTTTCGGCCCTCGACCGGCAAAAACTGATCAAAATCCTGCTGGAGAATATCGATAAAACCATCCCCTGCACATTGGCGGCAGTCTCACTGTTTCTGCCGGATTGCACCGATACCATCCAGACCACCTGCTTCCCCCCCGGCGCATCTCAGAAGCCCTTTAGCGAATCGGTAACTATTCTCAGCAGCCAGGAGCTGCAAACCCTTGCCGGAATCACCAACTATCTGCTTCTGGACAGACCTGACTGCTTGGCCAACCTGCTTGAGCCGCTGGGTTCAACCTCCCCCGGCTCCTTTTTATGCTTACCACTTATCCATAAGGATAAGATCAACGGGTGCATCAGCCTGCGATTCACAGACGGTGCTTCCCTGCCGTCTGAGTCCCTTCTGAGGGTGCGACAAATCGCGGATCAGGTGGCCATTGCCCTGGCCAACACGCGTCTGGTGGAAGAACTGGATCAGCTGAACTGGGGGACACTCCAGGCCCTGGCGCGCACCGTCGACGCCAACTCCCCCTGGACCGCCGGTCACTCTGAGCGGGTCGCCGTCCTGGCCCTGAAACTGGGCCGGCAGATGGGTCTGTCCGTGCCGGAACTCGACAACCTGCACCGCGGCGCCCTGCTTCACGATATCGGCAAAATCGGCTGCCCCACCGCCATTTTGGACAAGCCGGGCGCTTTGACGCCGGAAGAAGTCGAGATTCTCAAACAACACCCCGCGCAAGGGGCGAAAATCCTCGAACCGATCGCCAAGTTTCAAGCCATCATCCCCATGATCAGGCAGCATCATGAACGCTTCGATGGTTCGGGCTACCCAGATGGTCTGCAGGGAAAAGCGATCTGCCGTGAGGCCAGAACCCTGATCGTCGCCGACGTGTTTGACGCCCTGATCTCCCACCGCCCCTACCGGCCCGGCTGGGAGATCGACCGGGTCAAGGAATATCTCGCACAGAACAGCGGCAGCCTGTTTGACCCCGAAATCCTGCAGCTGTTCCTTGACAAGGTTATCCCCAGCCTCAGCCCCTATGACTATGCACCGCCTATCGAGTTCCCCCTGCTCGAAGCGACGACTCTGGCGACCAGTACCACCATGGACAAGATCGACGTCTGA